The genomic window CGGTTTTCAGGCCGGGGTGGAACAGCTTGGGGCAATGGCTATCCCGACAGGGCCGGGAAATACCGAGAAACAACTGGAAATGATGGTTGATATAGGGACTACGGTCTTAATAGGAACTTCATCATATGGACTGCTCCTTGCTGAAGAAATTCATAAAAGGGGTCTCAGGGACAAGGTAAAACTCAGAATTGGGATATTTGGTTCGGAACGCTGGAGTGACAAGATGCGGGCCAGGATTGAAGAGGACCTCGCCATAGACACCTTTGATATCTATGGCCTTACAGAAATATATGGCCCGGGAATAGGAATCGACTGTCCTGAGCGCCAGGGAATACATTTCTGGAGTGATCACCTGATATTTGAAATTATTGATCCAGAGACTGGCAAACAGCTTCCGCCGGGAACTCAGGGGGAACTGGTGATTACTACTCTTACGAAGGAAGGCATGCCGCTCTTGCGGTATCGGACCCATGATGTGTCTACACTGCGCACAGAGCAGTGCCGGTGCGGAAGCCCGTTCCCGATGATTGACCGGGTACTGGGACGAACTGATGATATGATTAAGGTTAAGGGTGTAAATATATACCCCGGACAAATTGACCATGTGCTTAGGGTGACTTCGGGAGCCTGCAGTGAGTACCAGATTGTGCTTACCAGGGAAAATGCCAAGGACCGAATCCTGATAAAGGTGGAGGCAGAAGATGGCTGCGGCCTGGAACAGGTAGCCGGGGAATGTAAAAAGAATATCAAGACAAAAATAGGCATTATTGCAGATGTTGAAGCAGTGCCCAAGGGAACCCTGCCCAGGAGTGAAAAGAAAACCAAGAGAGTTTATGATAATCGTGACTGTTGATTAAGCAAATAAATAAGTTACTTATGAGAGGAGATCTGATGAGATGAGTGAAACCAAAATTCTGCTTACAGAAAAGGAAATGCCGACTTCGTGGTACAATGTGATGGCAGATATGCCAAACCTGCCCAAACCTGCACTTCATCCGGCAACCCAGAAACCGATTGGACCGGAAGACCTTGGGGCCATATTTCCTATGGACCTGATCAAGCAGGAGGTATCCACAGACCGGTGGATTGAAATTCCTGAAGAGGTACAGGAGATTTACAAGCTGTGGCGGCCGGCCCCGCTTTACCGGGCGCACAGGCTGGAAAAGGTTTTGGATACGCCGGCAAAGATTTATTACAAATATGAAGGGGTCAGCCCTGCAGGAAGCCATAAGCCAAACACGGCCATACCCCAGGCTTATTACAACAAAGCAGCCGGGATAAAACGCCTGACCACTGAGACGGGAGCGGGACAATGGGGCAGCGCCCTGAGTATTGCATGTAAATTCTTTGACATGGAGTGCCTGGTGTATATGGTAAAGGTCAGTTACCACCAGAAGCCATACCGCCGGATTTTCATGCAGACATATGGCGCTAATGTAATTGCCAGCCCAAGTGATACAACCGAATCAGGGCGCAAAATCCTGGAGCGTGACCCGGATACGGCGGGCAGCCTTGGAATGGCTATCAGTGAAGCAGTGGAAATTGCAGCCCAGAGGGGCGATACAAATTATGCCCTTGGAAGTGTGTTAAACCATGTTATGATTCACCAGTCTGTTATTGGCCTGGAAGCAAAGGCTCAGCTGGAGAAGGTGGGCGATTATCCTGACGTAGTAATAGGGTGCTGCGGCGGGGGCAGCAACTTCTCAGGCCTGGCATTCCCATTTATGCAGGATAAACTTACAAAAGGCACCAAGATAAGGGCTGTTGCAGTCGAACCTGCTGCCTGCCCGACACTGACAAGAGGAAAATTTGCTTATGACTTCGGTGATACTGCCGGAATTGTGCCGATACTTAATATGTACACCCTGGGACATGACTTTATGCCGCCCGGAATTCATGCCGGAGGCTTGAGGTATCACGGGGAATCTCCACTGGTCAGCCAGTTGTATCATGATGGGATTATTGAGGCAGTGTCCAGGACACAGCGGTCCTGTTTTGAGGCCTCAATCACCTTTGCCCAGAGTGAAGGCATCCTGCCTGCTCCGGAATCATCACATGCTATCCGTGTGGCTATAGACGAGGCTCTACAGGCAAAGGAAGCAGGGGAAGAGAAGACTATCCTGTTCTGCCTCAGCGGCAACGGATATCTGGACCTGCCATCCTATGATGCATACATTAACGGTAAACTGGAAGACTATGAATATCCGGATTCTCTGATAGAGGAATCTCTGAAAAAGCTTCCTGTTAAAGAATAAAGCATAGGAAAAATGTACAGGGCAGATGTTCTCAAAACACATCTGCCCTTTCATAATATCAAAATACAAAACGCTAAAAGAATCAGCATTACAGAGTAAATGCAAAAAATATGATAAAAAATGAAGTTTAACTGGAAAAATAAATGCAAATATCTTATACTATTAATATGTTATTTTTATGGTTGCCAGAAAACGCGCATTGTTGAGGAGGAAGTTAAAGTGAGCGGTGAACTAAATATTACATTGACATCTAATTTTAAAGCCAAACCGCAGAGTGACGCCAAACTGGGTTTTGGCACATTATTTACAGATCATATGTTTGTAATGGATTATGAAGACGGTAAGGGATGGCACAGCCCCAGGATAGAACCATACGGCAAATTCTGTATTGAGCCGGCGAATATGACACTGCATTATGGACAGGCAATATTTGAAGGAATGAAGGCCTATCGGACGGTTGACGGTAAGGTGAAGGTTTTCAGACCCAGGGACTACCTGTCCAGGATGAACCGGTCAGCTGAGCGGCTTTGCATTCCTAAGATAGATGTTGAGTTTGTGCGCGGCGCCCTGATGAAGCTTCTCAGCTTAGAAAAGGACTGGGTTCCTGCCAGTGAAGGGACTTCATTGTATATCAGGCCTTTTATTGTTGCCATGGACCCATTTATTGGTGTAAGGCCGTCAAAGACGTACAGGTTCTTTATCATCCTGTCACCTGTAGGCGCATATTACCCTGAAGGCTTCAAACCTGTTAAGATATGGGTGGAAAACAAGTATGTCAGAGCGGTTAAAGGCGGCACCGGTACGGCAAAAACGGCCGGCAACTATGCTGCCAGTATTCTGGCGGCTGAAGAGGCTAAGGCCCATGGGTATACCCAGGTGCTATGGCTTGATGGTGTTGAGCGCAGGTATATTGAAGAAGTCGGGACAATGAATATTTTTTTCAAGATAGATGACACTGTTATCACACCGGCCCTGGAAGGCAGCATTTTGGGCGGAATGACACGGGATTCCGTTTTGCGTTTGACCAGGGAATGGGGACTGAGAGTCAGTGAACAGCCGCTGACTATTGAGGAAGTATATGAAGCACATGATAAAGGGACCCTTCAGGAGATATTTGGCACAGGGACTGCAGCAGTTATTTCGCCGGTTTCTGCCCTTAACTGGAAGGGCAACATTATCACTGTAAACAATGGGGACGCAGGGGAAACCTCGCTGAAGCTGTATGATGAAATAACTGGAATACAGTACGGCAGGTGTGCCGACATTTTTGACTGGATGGAAGAGGTCGAGTAGAAGAACACTGTTGAAGAGAAGAACCAGGCGAAGAGAAGAACCAGGTGAAGAGAAGAAGATGACAGTGCACAAGGAAAATTACGGAAGGGTTGGCCGGCTGCAACGCAAGGACTGGTCAGCCCTTTGCTGTTTTTATATAGAAGGTTTAAACTTTTCGGGAGGCAAGACAGTTCGGGAATGGTAAAATAAAGCAGTTCAGGAGGCATAAATGAAGGGGACAATTATTAATGCAGTGGCAATTGTGGTTGGTACGGGTTTGGGAATAACTCTCAAAAAGGGGATTCCGGAGCGGTTTAAGAGTACGGTTATTCAGGGGTTATCCCTGGCAGTTATGGTAATCGGACTGCAAATGGCTTTACAGACAGAAAATGTACTGATAGTTGTGCTGAGTCTGGTGTTTGGTGGATTAACAGGAGAACTGTTGAAAATAGAGGATATGTTGACTCTTATGGGTACAAATATTGAAAAAAGGCTGGGCGGAAACGGGGGGAATTTTACCAAGGCTTTTGTCACCGCCAGCCTGATATACTGTGTCGGTGCGATGGCGATAGTGGGTTCTATTCAGGATGGTATAAGCGGTGATGCCACGACCCTTTATGCCAAGTCACTCCTGGACGGAGTAGCATCAGTGGTTTTTGCATCAACACTGGGAATTGGGGTTGCCTTTTCCGCGATTCCCGTATTTCTTTATCAGGGGTCTATAACCGTATTGGCCCAATACCTGCAGGGTTTCCTGACAAGTGATGTTATTAAGGAGATCACTGCCACAGGCGGGGTTTTGATTATCGGGATTAGCATCAAAATGATGGAAATAAAGGAAATTAAGGTAGGCAATCTGCTGCCGGCAGTGTTTTATGCTTTGATACTTGCGTTGGCTTTTCAGGGAGTGGGGTAGCAGGAAATTGCTCTCAAGCTGCATTTTAACCCTTCAAAACCGCATTTCACACCCTAAAAACCGCATTTCATGCCAAAATGTCTAAATAATAGAAAAATATTACAAAATAACATCCAGAAAATGCAGGGAACATGTAAATCATTGTTGAAAATTATAAATATCCTGAAGCACTGGGAAATTTAATCTATAAAGGACTGAAGAGGGCAATGGCGCGGGTGAAAATTGAAGCAGGGAAATTTGGCAGGGTAATAATTCGTGTACCATATAACATTGAACTGATTTCCAAGATAAAATCACTGGAAGGCCGGGAATGGAATGCTGAGGGGAAGTACTGGACTGTACCGATTTCTAAAAACATGTTAAATTTGCTGTTAAGACTTTTCAAACATGAAACTGTAGAGCTTTGTCCTAAACTGCAGGCTATGGCCGATAGTGCGGTAAACAGTGAAGGCTGTGTAAAAAAGGCGGATTATGGAGAAAGATGTGAAAAAACCCTGGAAGAACTGGATAATGAAATGAAACTCTGTGGTTACAGCCCGAAGACGCGAAAGGCCTACGGATGGCAAATAAAGGAATTTATAAGTTATTGTCTGGATAATAGCCTGAGAAGGGTAGGAGAAGGAGAGGTCAGGAAGTACCTTCTGCAAATGGTTAATGAAAGACGTGTTTCAACAGCATGTGTTGACCAGGCGATAAGCGCGCTCAAATTTCTCTTCGTAAGAATACTGGGACATCCAGGTATGATATTGGCAATACCCCGGCCCAGAAAGGAACACAGACTGCCACAGGTGTTCAGCCGGCAAGAGATCATCCGGCTATTCGGGGAAATAAAAAACATTAAACACAGGGCAATATTGTTCATTATTTATTCCGCAGGACTCAGGGTAGGGGAAGCAGTAAGGCTTAGAATTGAGGACGTGGACACTGACAGGAAAATGATATATATCAGGAAGGCCAAAGGGAAAAAAGACCGTTACACGATTCTGTCCCAGGTTGCCTTAGAGGCCCTCCGTTTATACCTGGAGCTTTACCGGCCGGAGAGGTGGCTGTTCCCCGGAGTTCAGTCAGGACGACATATTACTGAGAGAAGTGTTCAAAAGGCATTTGAAGATGCCAGGGCAAAAGCAGAGATTAAAAAGGATGTAACTGTACATTCACTGCGGCACTCGTTTGCCACCCATTTACTGGAGGGCGGGACTGACCTCAGATACATACAGGAGTTACTGGGGCATAGCAGCTCGAAGACAACAGAAATATATACACATGTCAGCCGCAAGGATTTGGGGAAGATACAGAGTCCCCTGGAC from Phosphitispora fastidiosa includes these protein-coding regions:
- a CDS encoding phenylacetate--CoA ligase family protein produces the protein MVERLYRNSPFYREKLDKAGLKPEDVQCVKDLEKVPFTTKSELREGYPFGLMAVPEDQVVRIHSSSGTTGKPIIVPYTKNDVAVWAEMMARCMAMAGVTPKDRVQVTPGYGLWTAGIGFQAGVEQLGAMAIPTGPGNTEKQLEMMVDIGTTVLIGTSSYGLLLAEEIHKRGLRDKVKLRIGIFGSERWSDKMRARIEEDLAIDTFDIYGLTEIYGPGIGIDCPERQGIHFWSDHLIFEIIDPETGKQLPPGTQGELVITTLTKEGMPLLRYRTHDVSTLRTEQCRCGSPFPMIDRVLGRTDDMIKVKGVNIYPGQIDHVLRVTSGACSEYQIVLTRENAKDRILIKVEAEDGCGLEQVAGECKKNIKTKIGIIADVEAVPKGTLPRSEKKTKRVYDNRDC
- a CDS encoding TrpB-like pyridoxal phosphate-dependent enzyme, which codes for MSETKILLTEKEMPTSWYNVMADMPNLPKPALHPATQKPIGPEDLGAIFPMDLIKQEVSTDRWIEIPEEVQEIYKLWRPAPLYRAHRLEKVLDTPAKIYYKYEGVSPAGSHKPNTAIPQAYYNKAAGIKRLTTETGAGQWGSALSIACKFFDMECLVYMVKVSYHQKPYRRIFMQTYGANVIASPSDTTESGRKILERDPDTAGSLGMAISEAVEIAAQRGDTNYALGSVLNHVMIHQSVIGLEAKAQLEKVGDYPDVVIGCCGGGSNFSGLAFPFMQDKLTKGTKIRAVAVEPAACPTLTRGKFAYDFGDTAGIVPILNMYTLGHDFMPPGIHAGGLRYHGESPLVSQLYHDGIIEAVSRTQRSCFEASITFAQSEGILPAPESSHAIRVAIDEALQAKEAGEEKTILFCLSGNGYLDLPSYDAYINGKLEDYEYPDSLIEESLKKLPVKE
- a CDS encoding DUF554 domain-containing protein, whose translation is MKGTIINAVAIVVGTGLGITLKKGIPERFKSTVIQGLSLAVMVIGLQMALQTENVLIVVLSLVFGGLTGELLKIEDMLTLMGTNIEKRLGGNGGNFTKAFVTASLIYCVGAMAIVGSIQDGISGDATTLYAKSLLDGVASVVFASTLGIGVAFSAIPVFLYQGSITVLAQYLQGFLTSDVIKEITATGGVLIIGISIKMMEIKEIKVGNLLPAVFYALILALAFQGVG
- a CDS encoding tyrosine-type recombinase/integrase codes for the protein MARVKIEAGKFGRVIIRVPYNIELISKIKSLEGREWNAEGKYWTVPISKNMLNLLLRLFKHETVELCPKLQAMADSAVNSEGCVKKADYGERCEKTLEELDNEMKLCGYSPKTRKAYGWQIKEFISYCLDNSLRRVGEGEVRKYLLQMVNERRVSTACVDQAISALKFLFVRILGHPGMILAIPRPRKEHRLPQVFSRQEIIRLFGEIKNIKHRAILFIIYSAGLRVGEAVRLRIEDVDTDRKMIYIRKAKGKKDRYTILSQVALEALRLYLELYRPERWLFPGVQSGRHITERSVQKAFEDARAKAEIKKDVTVHSLRHSFATHLLEGGTDLRYIQELLGHSSSKTTEIYTHVSRKDLGKIQSPLDRINSFDDCEED
- a CDS encoding branched-chain amino acid aminotransferase: MSGELNITLTSNFKAKPQSDAKLGFGTLFTDHMFVMDYEDGKGWHSPRIEPYGKFCIEPANMTLHYGQAIFEGMKAYRTVDGKVKVFRPRDYLSRMNRSAERLCIPKIDVEFVRGALMKLLSLEKDWVPASEGTSLYIRPFIVAMDPFIGVRPSKTYRFFIILSPVGAYYPEGFKPVKIWVENKYVRAVKGGTGTAKTAGNYAASILAAEEAKAHGYTQVLWLDGVERRYIEEVGTMNIFFKIDDTVITPALEGSILGGMTRDSVLRLTREWGLRVSEQPLTIEEVYEAHDKGTLQEIFGTGTAAVISPVSALNWKGNIITVNNGDAGETSLKLYDEITGIQYGRCADIFDWMEEVE